A section of the Paracoccaceae bacterium genome encodes:
- a CDS encoding ABC transporter permease subunit has product MMQFARFAFVRAVMAVITLIIVSLIVFSLMELVPGDCAERYLAFKNTQGSSIQIANELEAERQRLGLDRPFLVRWTSWIVNAFQGEFGDSCILRVNIAQLLGDKFWLSLGLCLASLVLAYAIAIPVGIISVATNSAALNNGLRLFSYLGLALPNFLLALMIMLAATVYFGETLTGLFSNEFRDAPWSGAKFVDLLKHIWLPIFILGWSATAFALQTVRALMSDEIGKLYVTAASARGIYGRKLLWRYPARHALGPIVNSLGFDLNRIFNELPIVALILILTDAGALLIEALARSNDQQLAGAIIFLLTASIVTLNFLTDLLLAAIDPRVRRSIMG; this is encoded by the coding sequence ATGATGCAATTCGCGCGATTTGCGTTTGTGCGCGCCGTCATGGCGGTGATCACCCTGATTATCGTTTCATTGATCGTCTTTTCACTGATGGAACTGGTGCCGGGCGACTGCGCTGAACGCTATCTGGCGTTCAAGAACACGCAAGGGTCCAGTATCCAGATCGCCAACGAGTTGGAGGCAGAGCGCCAGCGCCTTGGTCTGGACCGCCCCTTCCTGGTTCGCTGGACCAGCTGGATCGTCAACGCCTTCCAGGGCGAATTCGGCGACAGCTGTATCCTGCGCGTCAACATCGCGCAGCTTCTGGGCGACAAGTTCTGGTTGTCGCTTGGGCTGTGCCTGGCCTCGCTTGTGCTGGCCTATGCGATTGCAATCCCGGTTGGCATCATCTCGGTTGCGACCAATTCCGCCGCACTGAACAACGGGTTGCGCCTGTTCTCGTACCTCGGGCTGGCGCTGCCGAACTTCCTGCTGGCGCTGATGATTATGCTGGCGGCGACGGTCTATTTCGGGGAAACGCTGACGGGGTTATTCTCGAACGAATTCCGCGATGCGCCGTGGTCAGGGGCGAAGTTTGTCGATTTGTTGAAACACATCTGGCTACCGATCTTCATTCTGGGCTGGTCGGCCACCGCCTTTGCGCTGCAAACCGTCCGGGCGCTGATGAGTGATGAGATTGGCAAGCTTTACGTCACCGCCGCTTCGGCGCGCGGCATCTACGGGCGCAAGCTGCTGTGGCGCTATCCGGCACGGCACGCGTTGGGGCCGATCGTCAACAGCCTTGGCTTCGACCTGAACCGGATTTTCAACGAATTGCCGATCGTCGCGTTGATCCTGATCCTGACGGACGCGGGTGCGTTGCTGATCGAGGCATTGGCACGCTCGAACGACCAACAGCTGGCGGGTGCGATCATCTTCCTGCTGACCGCTTCCATCGTGACGCTGAATTTCCTGACCGACCTGCTGCTGGCCGCAATCGACCCGCGTGTCCGCCGAAGCATCATGGGATGA
- a CDS encoding ABC transporter substrate-binding protein: protein MKRILLTGVAAIILPGAALANCPAISVADMGGVAAGEFPQQYELAEFQDAAGCTMEFSANPDSAALNGQIAGNGDLPDLADRLPSEPLVVVPYAGVGKYGGTLDVLSNATEAGTSDFLSVRHVNLVRYSDDLQTIVPNIAKSWEWNDDFTQLTFHLRAGHKWSDGAPFTSADVKFWYDDLHMDTNIFEAPKDYVTVAGERMTVDAPDETTVVFNLPAPKPGLLAHFATHFGQGFQPKHFLGQFHPGINADADSLAQSLGFENGYDAIKAYWGNSDWTDTPSPMLSKPDLVGGLPKATLPTLESHIYVTDTTEGRHLVANPYFHQVDTTGQQLPYIGEQDEVYINDNEVRILKLVNGEVDYKSQSLQLPSAPLLLENQEAGNYSIYLKPEITLGAFGFNVTHEDEAKRAIFGDLSFREAMSIAINRDELNETAFFGLGNGTQYVGFSPLPEFVDPAWESYMTDFDPDAANAKLDAMGLADTDGDGLREMPNGDKLVLNLNYSTQGIAGQTVELVSQYWRDVGIDSVVKEVTPDEYRSAQSSNQLDVSMWRKSQPLAIVLGNNELWVPPFENYFGNRTGMLWAAYVDSGGSDGIEPPEYVKQLIADINAFQSADQSGDEFKQIGERMVKNMVENLLFIGTVRAPAPIYRNNDLKNFIEFQTHSYEYYRTYPYRATQWWLDE from the coding sequence ATGAAACGAATTCTTTTGACAGGGGTGGCGGCAATCATCTTGCCCGGTGCTGCTCTGGCCAACTGCCCGGCGATCAGCGTTGCTGACATGGGTGGCGTCGCTGCGGGTGAATTTCCGCAACAATATGAACTGGCAGAGTTCCAGGATGCAGCGGGCTGCACCATGGAGTTTTCAGCGAACCCCGATTCAGCCGCGCTGAACGGTCAGATCGCAGGCAACGGCGACCTGCCTGACCTGGCAGATCGTCTGCCGTCCGAACCGCTGGTCGTGGTGCCTTATGCGGGTGTGGGCAAATACGGCGGGACGCTGGACGTTCTGTCCAACGCGACCGAGGCTGGTACCTCTGACTTCCTGTCGGTGCGCCACGTCAACCTGGTCCGGTATTCCGATGACCTTCAGACCATCGTGCCAAACATTGCCAAGTCCTGGGAATGGAACGATGATTTCACCCAGCTGACATTCCACCTGCGTGCCGGTCACAAATGGTCGGACGGTGCGCCGTTTACCAGTGCAGACGTCAAGTTCTGGTATGACGATCTGCATATGGACACGAATATCTTCGAAGCGCCGAAGGATTACGTGACCGTCGCGGGTGAGCGGATGACCGTTGATGCCCCGGATGAGACCACAGTGGTCTTCAACCTGCCGGCACCCAAGCCCGGTCTGCTGGCACACTTTGCCACGCACTTCGGTCAGGGCTTCCAGCCCAAGCATTTCCTGGGTCAGTTTCACCCCGGTATCAATGCTGACGCAGACAGCCTTGCCCAAAGCCTCGGCTTTGAAAACGGCTATGACGCGATCAAGGCCTATTGGGGCAATTCGGACTGGACGGACACGCCGTCACCGATGCTGTCCAAGCCGGACCTTGTTGGTGGTCTGCCCAAGGCAACGCTGCCGACGCTGGAATCGCATATCTATGTGACCGACACGACCGAGGGTCGCCACCTTGTGGCCAACCCCTACTTCCACCAGGTTGATACGACCGGCCAGCAGCTGCCCTATATCGGTGAGCAGGACGAAGTCTATATCAACGACAACGAAGTTCGGATCCTGAAGCTGGTGAATGGCGAAGTTGACTATAAGTCACAGTCGCTGCAGCTGCCTTCGGCACCGCTTCTTCTGGAAAATCAGGAGGCCGGCAACTATTCGATCTACCTCAAGCCGGAAATCACGCTGGGTGCCTTTGGCTTCAACGTGACGCATGAAGATGAAGCCAAGCGCGCCATCTTTGGCGATCTGAGCTTCCGTGAGGCGATGTCGATTGCCATCAACCGCGATGAGCTGAACGAAACGGCGTTCTTCGGTCTGGGTAACGGCACCCAGTATGTCGGCTTCTCGCCGCTGCCGGAGTTTGTTGATCCGGCCTGGGAAAGCTACATGACGGATTTCGATCCGGATGCGGCAAATGCCAAGCTGGATGCAATGGGCCTGGCCGACACCGATGGTGACGGGCTGCGCGAAATGCCCAATGGTGACAAACTGGTGCTGAACCTGAACTATTCGACGCAAGGCATCGCCGGGCAGACGGTGGAACTGGTCAGCCAGTACTGGCGCGATGTCGGCATCGACTCGGTCGTGAAAGAGGTGACGCCGGACGAGTATCGCTCGGCCCAGTCCTCGAACCAGCTGGACGTTTCCATGTGGCGCAAGTCGCAGCCGCTGGCCATCGTTCTGGGCAACAACGAACTGTGGGTGCCGCCGTTCGAGAACTACTTCGGCAACCGGACCGGTATGCTGTGGGCAGCATATGTCGACAGCGGAGGCTCGGACGGTATTGAGCCGCCCGAGTACGTCAAGCAGCTAATCGCTGACATCAACGCCTTCCAGTCCGCGGACCAGTCGGGTGATGAGTTCAAGCAGATTGGTGAGCGTATGGTGAAGAACATGGTCGAAAACCTGCTGTTCATCGGCACGGTTCGCGCGCCTGCTCCGATCTATCGTAACAACGATCTGAAGAACTTCATCGAGTTCCAGACACATTCTTACGAGTACTATCGGACCTATCCGTACCGCGCCACGCAGTGGTGGCTGGACGAATAA
- a CDS encoding LysR family transcriptional regulator — MRHAQLRAFHNVAIHGGFSRAAEALSLTQPALSDQVRKLEAEYDIRLFDRSRKQIEITQAGSRLLEITRRLFEIEDLARDMLSESRSLRSGTLRIVSDTPYHIVELLAAFRARYPGVQVSVRSGNSAEVSATLASYEADIGVLGEIPSGSEYDVIDLSQAPLIAFVSAGSPLSDAGDISLGDLARSPLVLRETGSRTRSKLEEAFAAARLKPSSYVEAEGREAVREIVAAGGGVGIVSEAEFGTDTRLVALPIRDANLLMDEALVCLRERRDSRMIRAFMGLAAG, encoded by the coding sequence GTGCGCCACGCCCAACTCCGCGCTTTCCATAACGTCGCCATCCACGGCGGATTTTCCCGCGCCGCCGAGGCCCTGAGCCTGACCCAGCCAGCCCTGTCCGATCAGGTCCGCAAGCTGGAGGCCGAATATGACATTCGTCTGTTTGACCGATCCCGCAAACAGATCGAGATCACCCAGGCCGGTAGCCGCTTGTTGGAAATCACCCGCCGCCTGTTTGAAATCGAGGATCTGGCCCGCGATATGCTCAGCGAAAGTCGCAGTCTGCGCAGTGGCACGCTGCGCATTGTCAGTGATACGCCTTATCATATCGTCGAACTTCTGGCCGCGTTCCGCGCGCGCTATCCGGGCGTTCAGGTATCGGTCAGATCGGGCAACAGTGCCGAGGTGTCGGCGACCCTGGCCAGTTATGAGGCGGATATCGGCGTGCTGGGCGAAATCCCATCGGGCAGCGAATACGACGTGATTGATCTGTCGCAAGCGCCGCTGATCGCTTTCGTCTCGGCAGGAAGCCCGCTGTCGGACGCGGGGGACATTTCCCTTGGCGATCTGGCGCGCAGCCCGCTGGTCTTGCGCGAAACCGGTTCGCGGACCCGTTCAAAACTGGAAGAGGCCTTCGCCGCAGCGCGCCTGAAACCCAGCAGCTATGTCGAGGCTGAGGGGCGCGAAGCGGTCCGCGAAATCGTTGCAGCCGGTGGCGGCGTCGGAATTGTCAGCGAGGCAGAGTTTGGCACCGATACGCGGCTGGTCGCCCTACCGATCCGCGATGCCAACCTTCTGATGGACGAGGCGCTGGTCTGCCTGCGCGAACGGCGCGACAGCCGGATGATCCGGGCGTTTATGGGGTTGGCGGCGGGGTAA